ATGGTCATGACCGACAAGGAAAAGCTGAATACGGCTTACCATGAGTCGGGTCACGCGATTATCGGCTTAGTCGCGCCGGGCCACGACCCGGTTTATAAGGTAACGATCATTCCTCGGGGGCGGGCATTGGGTGTCACCATGTTCCTGCCTGAAGAAGATCGTTACAGTCTGTCGCGTCAGCAAATCCTGAGCCAGATCTGCTCGCTTTTCGGTGGTCGTATTGCCGAAGAGATGACACTTGGGCCTAACGGTGTCACCACCGGTGCGTCCAATGACATCAAGCGCGCCACTGAACTCGCCCATAACATGGTCGCCAAGTGGGGGCTGTCGGATGAAATGGGCCCGATCATGTACGACGAGGACGAGTCTCACCAGTTCCTCGGCGGTCCTGGTCAGGGCGGTTCCAAGATGAAGTCTGGTGAAACCACCACGCGGCTCGATAAGGAAGTTCGCAAGATTATCGATGATTGCTACGAGGAGGCGCGCCAGATTCTGACCGACAATCGCGATAAACTCGACGCGATGGCGGAAGCGCTGATGAAGTTTGAAACCATAGATGCTGACCAGTTGAAAGATATTATGGACGGTCGCGACCCGCGTCCGCCGGAAGGCTGGAATGATGGCGATTCACCCGGTGGTGGAACGCCCGCATCAAGCGATCAGCCCAGCGCGTCGCCCAGCGACACGCGTAACGGTGACGAGCCGGGCGGCGATGGTGATTCAGACGACGAAGAGCCTAGCCGTCGGCCCTCCGACCCGCTAGGTGGCCCTGCCGGTCCTTAGTCTCAAGTCCGGCCGTTGCGCTAACATTAAGGCGTCCCCAAACGGGACGCCTTTTTGTTATGCTGTGCATCTATAATACCGATATATTTTTTCGACCAGGCGACAGCATGACTTCTACGGCACGTCCCACCCCGTCGGCTCCACCGGCGCAGCTTCCTGCGCAATTGCGTTGTGGTCGGCATCTACTTGACCTTTCTTTTCCTCGTGTTATGGGCGTTTTGAACGTCACACCGGATTCATTTTCTGACGGTGGCCAGCACGTGGCATTGGACGATGCGTTGCGCCGCGCCGAGCAAATGCTGGCGGAAGGTGCCGCCATGATTGATGTGGGCGGTGAATCGACCCGCCCTGGCGCTTCGCCCGTCGGTGAGCAGGAGGAGCTTGACCGTGTTGCGCCGGTCGTAGAAGCACTGGTCCGCGAGCTGGATGCGCTTGTTTCGGTGGATACCAGTTGCCCCGCCGTGATGCACGAGGCGAGTACGCTAGGGGCGGGCATGATCAACGACGTGCGGGCACTTGAGAAGGATGGGGCCTTGGCGGCCGCCATGGGTAGCGGGTTGCCGGTGTGCTTGATGCACCGCCAGGGCGAGCCGCAGGATATGCAGCAGGCGCCTGCCTATGCTAAACCCATCGAAGAAGTGGTGGTCGACTATCTGGCGGCCCGGGTCGCCGAGTGCGAAGCCGCAGGTTTGCGCCGTCATCGCCTGCTCGTGGATCCAGGCTTTGGCTTTGGTAAAACGGTTGAGCACAATTTACGTTTGCTGAATCGCATGGATGCCCTTCAGACGCTGGGCCTGCCGGTACTCGCTGGCATGTCGCGCAAAAGCATGATCGGTAAAGTGTTGGGCCGGCCTATAGACGAACGGCTACCAGGCGGACTTGCGCTAGCGGCCATGGCGGTTGAGCGCGGGGCGAGTATCATTCGCGTCCATGATGTGGGGCCGACGGTCGACGCCGTCAATATGGCGTGGGCTGTGTGTCAGGAAGGCTGTGAGGCCTCTACCACCAAGGAGAGTAACGCATGACAAGACGCTATTTTGGCACGGACGGTATTCGCGGGACGGTCGGCCAGTCACCGATTACCGCCGACTTCATGCTCAAGCTGGGTTGGGCGGCGGGTCAGGTATTACGCCGAGAGAAAGGTCGCACCCGGGTGTTGATCGGCAAGGACACGCGTATCTCGGGTTACATGTTCGAGTCTGCGCTTGAATCAGGGCTGTCCGCAGCGGGGGCCGACGTGGCGCTACTGGGGCCCATGCCGACCCCCGGTATTGCCTATTTAACGCGCACCTTTCGGGCCGATGCCGGCATTGTAATCTCGGCTTCGCACAACCCTTTTGATGACAATGGCATCAAGTTTTTTTCGGCAGAGGGCAAAAAACTGCCGGATGCCATCGAAGACCGTATCGAGACCATGCTCGACACGCCGTTAACCACCGCAGGGGCCGCGCAACTGGGCAAGGCCATGCGGATTGACGATGCGGCGGGTCGCTATATTGAATTCTGCAAGTCAACCCTGCCAGATCGCCTTAGTCTGCATGGCTTGACCATTGTTCTCGACTGCGCTCATGGTGCCACCTACCACATCGCGCCGAGTGTGTTTCGTGAATTGGGGGCAGAGGTCAGCGTCATTGGTGGCACACCGGATGGACTGAATATCAACCAGGACGTTGGCTCGACGCACCCGGCAGCGCTGCGCGCGGCGGTAATCCAGCAAGGCGCCGACCTGGGAATTGCCTTTGACGGCGACGGCGACCGTGTATTACTGGTCGACTCCGATGGTCGTGAAGTCGACGGTGACGATATTCTTTACCTGATTGCCCGAGACCGTCACGCACGTGGTTTGCTGGATGGCGGTGTGGTGGGGACGCTCATGAGTAACTTTGGCCTGGCGATGGCGCTCGAGAAAATGGGTATTCCGTTTGAGCGCGCCAACGTCGGCGACCGTTTCGTGATGGAGCGAATGGCGGCCAATCAGTGGGAGTTGGGTGGCGAATCGTCGGGCCATATCCTGTGCAGCCATGTTCAGACTACGGGAGACGGCATCGTCTCTGCGCTGCAGGTGTTGGCGCTGATGATGCGTGAACAGCAGCCGCTCCCCGCCTTGTTAAGAGGGTTGGAAAAAGTCCC
This window of the Halomonas sp. SH5A2 genome carries:
- the folP gene encoding dihydropteroate synthase, with amino-acid sequence MTSTARPTPSAPPAQLPAQLRCGRHLLDLSFPRVMGVLNVTPDSFSDGGQHVALDDALRRAEQMLAEGAAMIDVGGESTRPGASPVGEQEELDRVAPVVEALVRELDALVSVDTSCPAVMHEASTLGAGMINDVRALEKDGALAAAMGSGLPVCLMHRQGEPQDMQQAPAYAKPIEEVVVDYLAARVAECEAAGLRRHRLLVDPGFGFGKTVEHNLRLLNRMDALQTLGLPVLAGMSRKSMIGKVLGRPIDERLPGGLALAAMAVERGASIIRVHDVGPTVDAVNMAWAVCQEGCEASTTKESNA
- the glmM gene encoding phosphoglucosamine mutase; translated protein: MTRRYFGTDGIRGTVGQSPITADFMLKLGWAAGQVLRREKGRTRVLIGKDTRISGYMFESALESGLSAAGADVALLGPMPTPGIAYLTRTFRADAGIVISASHNPFDDNGIKFFSAEGKKLPDAIEDRIETMLDTPLTTAGAAQLGKAMRIDDAAGRYIEFCKSTLPDRLSLHGLTIVLDCAHGATYHIAPSVFRELGAEVSVIGGTPDGLNINQDVGSTHPAALRAAVIQQGADLGIAFDGDGDRVLLVDSDGREVDGDDILYLIARDRHARGLLDGGVVGTLMSNFGLAMALEKMGIPFERANVGDRFVMERMAANQWELGGESSGHILCSHVQTTGDGIVSALQVLALMMREQQPLPALLRGLEKVPQVLVNVRLPAGTNAKDVMASEPLKKAVAALENELGDEGRVLLRASGTEPLIRVMVEGRAHLDVDKLANRLAEQVQALLK